ATAAATCAGCTCCTGTTCGAACTGAAATTCATCTCATTTTGGAGCAAAAACTAAATGCCCACACTTACATGTTTTGCCATGCCAAAATCAGCTAATTTAACACGACCATTCGGATCTGCAAGTATGTTTGCTCCTTTGATATCTCTGAAGAAACAAGatattcaacaaaataataaatgaataaataaagaaggaaaGGCAAGAGAATATTAAACAATGTTTAAGTTGAGAAAACAAATTGTTATAATTTAGAAGATCAAACAAAGGCGAGTCCACTCACCTATGGACAGTGCTTTTAGAATGCAAAAATGCAAGTCCTGACAAGATTTGCTGGGTATAACTGCGAATAACTTGCTCGCCCAACTGCCCATACTCCTGGAGAAGTTTATATATGGACCCGCCAGATACATACTCCAAGTATATATAAACTCGGTCACCAACCTGTTCAAAAAATCATATAGTAATTTCAATTGTTGATTCAAATTGCAAATTGCACACAATGCAGTAACACTACATGCCGACTTATTGCACTATGGAGTTAAATAAGTCCAAACTCAAAGTGACCAGAAATTTAGTTTCTAGAGCACCACTATCAGGCTTTATGATCACTGACTATCATTCTAATCCTTACATAAAAGGACTGATTCTAATAGCCAAAGATTATGGTATAATAACGCAAGATTCGATATAAATATCAAGGGATTAAATTCAATAGCTCCTGCATGCAAAAGATAAAGAACGGCGTGCATGAGACATACCGTCTCAGAACCATAGTACTGCACAATGTTTGGGTGCTGAAAGCGGCTTAAAAGAGAAATTTCCTGTCAAAAGACTGAAAGTAAGAACTTCTTCCAAAGTTATTTAAaggttaaataataataacagtaaaAAAACTGTAGGCAAGCaacaaactttattttgttgtcACAGGAAACTTCAATGTTAATGCGTAATCAACTTACCTGCATCAACTGCTTAGCACTTTCTTTTGACTTGGCATCATCTGAAAACAATGTCACCTCCTTCATTGCACACATTTCACCACTTTCACTGAGCGATTGTAAAGgaaaaaatcagaaataattTCACAAACATTAGGAAACTAAAGAATAGTTTAAAATGGCATTCAATCAAAAAGTGGATCCAGTCATGTAAGTTTTCATGAGAAAGAagccacaaaaaaattattaactcaaCTGATTGAAGTCATCTTTCCAAGTTAAAATTGAGGTCAGGATAGCAATTAGATAATTGTAGATCATTGACAGTTGAGTATTATGCATCAAAGGCATTTACATGCAAAATtgctaaatcaaacaaattcaAGCATCTGCTTTTGGGGCTTATACCTGTTAAATCCAAGATAGACGTGTCCAAATGTGCCTCTACCTAGCAGCTTTCCTTTTTTCCAGCGAGATCCAGGGCTTGTTGGGTTCTCTGCCCTTCCTGGACTTCGTGGCACAGAAGGAGATGCTGCTGCCGAGTTTGAATGAGAAAAGGGAGAGGGGCTGGAAACTGTTACAGGAGGGAGGGGTAGCCTGTGCCTTTGTTGTTTCCCATCATCTGGCCAGCTTGTCTGGGACTCGATTGTCCCTCCTGCTCTAGGATGAATTGGAGTAACAGCACCGCTCTGGACTCTGGAGCTGGGGCCAGGACTGATCACTCTTGGACTAGGTATTGGAGAACATTCAGGGCTACCCCTGCTTTGTTGCCAGAATAATTGTCCTGACATATCCCCTCCCATTGAATTATGTCCAGAATTGTAACCTGAACCAGGGCTGGAGCAGTGGCCAGATCCTAGTAAATTGACGTCTGGGTATGGCTTCCCAGCCCAGAAAGCGGAGTTTATGACTTGCTCAGCGCCAAATGCTCTCATAGGACTTCTGGAAGGACTTGACATGTAGCTGTCTGGAGCACTGCAGAAAGAACCATGTTTTGGAACCTGTAGATTTGGCACATGACTGCTTATAGGTCTCCGTTTAGGTGATGTTGGGGAGGTATGATTACCAAAAGAAAGGTTAGCTGGTTTCTTTGCCACTCTTGAGTTCACTTGGCTGACGGTAGCACAGTGATCCTTGACCATTGCACTTCAGTGGAAAATGCAGTTCATTTGCATGAGTTAAATGAGGTAGCAGATAACCCACAAATAATGaacatttaacaaaaattacagAGTCTTACCTGGAAGGGCTGATAGCAATAGTTCTGGTCCCAAGGTCATAGTCAGTTGCCAGAGGACTACGATGACTTGAGTCCGCAGGATCTTCACTATCAGTGGAGCTCTCACTGAAAACTGAAGTAGTGGCCAGATCCCCATCTAAATGATTTGACTTATCGCGAAGGCATCCAGGTCTTGGGAGAGGAAAAAACAATGATGACTTTGCACCGTTTTCCAATCTTGGTTTTGTTGATATACCAATTCCAGAGTCTGTACGCCCCACACTTGCAGGGTGCACGCCAGGAAGGGGAAGTGGTTGGGCATGGGGCCTCTCAGCAAAACTTTGACACCTAGAAACATGTTTTGATGAAGGTGATGGTGATCTTGATTCTGCTCGAGATTGAGATCCCCTCTCTGAGATAGTGTCACTGCAGCGTCTTCGAGAACCTCCAGGTCTACCATTTAGCTTACCATCAGATGGACTCTTAAATCTTCTGTGTAATGTATCAATAAAACTTTCCTTGTTTGCTTTCTTCTTCACTTCTTTAGATGATGACTTTCCCCACCATGAAGGCatctttttctcaatttttctttttggttttgaagAATCACTATGCAAATTTTTCCTAAGCTATTCCATACTGATATCAAACATTCAACATAGCATCTCTGTATGAAGTTTCGAACCACATGAACACCCTCGAATGCTTGATGTCTTAGAAAGTTCGAGTCCTTCGTTCAACAACGAAGTTCACTACAGGAGTTGCATGAAAATTGCAGCTAACATTCCAGGAAGGAAGTTTTGAGTGATATCGTAAACTTTCAGAGATTATAAACCTGCAGACATAAATTGAAAGGCCCATCTTCAATACTATCAAGAAACTGAACATCTTcaaaaataacagaaattaACCAAAAGTATAAAATTTACAAGAGCTAAACCACTAACACTGTCTCAGAAACTTAATTGCAATAACACATTTGCATGAAGAAGAATAAATATGATTTCATCCTTTTAATTCTAATAACGCATTTGTATGAGCCAGCGAGTGTTAGTAAGAAGTCCAAAAACCCATTATTGACAGGTTTTTAGGTTTAACAAACAGCTTCAAGTCTAATTCCAGGAATATCCATTTGACTTCAATAATGGAAAGAAACATCAAATGtaattttccaagaaaaagaaacagtCCATTCTAATACTTACAAATCTAAATACAGGAACTGAAAAAACCCAAATTCCTTTAATATCTCTAACACAATTATTAATCTCagattttactctctttttttacaACTATAAAAAGAGCGAGCACAAAGTGGATTCCTTCACTCAGTTTCTTTCACATTCTATTCATTCACGCCTATTTTCTCAGGAACCAAACAGACTCTAAAGACCTCAAATTGctaaagagaagaaaactttACCAAGCAGATCTaaacttttgaaaaacaaacatgacGCGAACAACAAACACCGAAACCAAATTCATTTCCTTCAAAATATCAGTAAGAAAAAAATGGGGCATAAGAAAAACCCTTACTTTTCCATATGCTCGATGAATCATCGAAGCTGAAGTAGAGGTagatgaagtgattgattaaaacaacaaatcttccaagtttgaactttgaagagtgaaagaagcaaaattaaaagagacCCAATAAAAATCTGAATCTAAGAAATGAGAAAATGAGAGTAAGATTTCGAATTTGAGAGGTAGTGACGAGAACAAAAGAGATCGCGTTAGATAGAGAGAGATTTTGATAGAAGTGTAGAGAGAGAACAGAAAGACTGTCTGAAGTCTGAACTGTGACATGAACTTTGTATTCGCGTTGATATTTaccatattaataatttaataaaatataatataatacaacaGTGCTGCTGCTGCGGTTATTATTAATTTACTCCTattatagtattattattattattattttgaattgttgattttttattaattttgtagcAGGGAAATTCTATGATGAGCTTGGAAACTCACTTCCTTCTGGTGTTCTTTTATGCTTGATTTTGTCTTGACATCATAGATTAGCAAAGATTATAGAACATAATTAAATTgtgatttattgtttattaatcATGGAATTTTATGTTTGAGATTCGGTTCAAATGATAGTTgttcttattaattattatttttaaatttgaattgaagaaaaacaacttGTGAGACAAACCCTTTATTATGGTTGTTATTGATATACCACCTTGAATATAAATTACATATATAAAGCTCAAT
The sequence above is drawn from the Populus alba chromosome 15, ASM523922v2, whole genome shotgun sequence genome and encodes:
- the LOC118056280 gene encoding mitogen-activated protein kinase kinase kinase YODA, which translates into the protein MPSWWGKSSSKEVKKKANKESFIDTLHRRFKSPSDGKLNGRPGGSRRRCSDTISERGSQSRAESRSPSPSSKHVSRCQSFAERPHAQPLPLPGVHPASVGRTDSGIGISTKPRLENGAKSSLFFPLPRPGCLRDKSNHLDGDLATTSVFSESSTDSEDPADSSHRSPLATDYDLGTRTIAISPSSAMVKDHCATVSQVNSRVAKKPANLSFGNHTSPTSPKRRPISSHVPNLQVPKHGSFCSAPDSYMSSPSRSPMRAFGAEQVINSAFWAGKPYPDVNLLGSGHCSSPGSGYNSGHNSMGGDMSGQLFWQQSRGSPECSPIPSPRVISPGPSSRVQSGAVTPIHPRAGGTIESQTSWPDDGKQQRHRLPLPPVTVSSPSPFSHSNSAAASPSVPRSPGRAENPTSPGSRWKKGKLLGRGTFGHVYLGFNSESGEMCAMKEVTLFSDDAKSKESAKQLMQEISLLSRFQHPNIVQYYGSETVGDRVYIYLEYVSGGSIYKLLQEYGQLGEQVIRSYTQQILSGLAFLHSKSTVHRDIKGANILADPNGRVKLADFGMAKHITGQSCPLSFKGSPYWMAPEVIRNSNGCNLAVDIWSLGCTVLEMATTKPPWSQFEGVAAMFKIGNSKDLPEIPEDLSDEGKDFIRQCLQRNPLDRPTASQLLEHPFVKLPAPLERPILCLDSTDPPPGVSNGVKTLGINHARTFPTLDSERLAVHSSRVSKTGLHTSDLHIPRNISCPVSPIGSPLLHSRSPQHLNGRMSPSPIASPRTTSGSSTPLTGGTGAIPFNHLKHSVHFQEGFGNMPNHSNGIYANGLAYHDSSPDLFRGMQPGSPIFSELFPCENDLIGKQLGRPTQGEPYDGQSVLADRVSRQLLRDHVKMKPSLDLSPNSPLPSRTGGI